The window AAGGCACGGATGTGAGGGTTCCGGGGAGGGCTGCACGCTGCCCCCGTAGGAGCGGCTTTAGCCGCGAAGACGTTGGCCTAAACGCTGGATTTTGATCGTCAGCACCATTGCTCGCGGCTAAAGCCGCTCCTACGTAAGACCCGACAATGGGCCTATCAATCCAACTGAAAACGCGCCGTGTTATCGCTCAGCGCGCGGCTGCCTTTGCTCAGGGTATCGGCGGCCTGATTCACGGCCCGCGCGCCATCGAGCAGACGGCCTGCAGCCTGATCGACCTGCTGGATATTGCCGCTCACCTCATCGGCGGTGCTGGCTTGCTCTTCCACGGCTGTGGATATCTGCGCCAGGGTATCGGTCACGCCCTGCACAGCGCTGGCGATTTCCACCAGGCGCTGGCCCAGATCAGTCACCGACTGCGCATCGTTGACCGCCTGGCCACAGGCCGTTTCCATCAAGCCCACCGCCTGGCTCACGGTGGAGCGCAAGCTGTCGACCGTGCCGGCAATTTCTGCCGTTGAGGCCTGGGTGCGTTGCGACAGGCTGCGCACCTCATCGGCCACGACGGCAAAACCACGACCCTGCTCACCCGCCCGCGCCGCTTCGATCGCTGCGTTGAGCGCCAGCAGGTTGGTCTGTTCGGCGATGCCTCGAATCGCATCGACCACAGACTGAATCTGCTGGCCCTGCTCACTGACACGCCCCAGCGCCGCAGCGGTATCGGTCAGCCGCTGATTGAGCTGCTGAATGCTGGTGGTGGTGCGCTCACTGTCACGGCTGCTTTCTTCGGCAATCTTGCGGGTCTGCCTGGCGCTGTCCGATGCCTGCTCACAACTTCTGGCAACGCCTTGCGAGGTGGCGGCCAATTCGGTGGCGGCGGCCGCAATCTGACTGATCTGGTACTGCTGCTCTTCCACTTCATTCAAGGTGCCGCTGGACTGGGTGTTGAGTGTCAGCACCGCACTGCCCAACTGCTTGGTCTCGTGATTGACCCCTAGCAGGCTGGTGCGCAACTGCACCACGGCCGCGTTCAGCGCGGCACTGATGATCGCCAGTTCATCGCGACCATGCACCGCGACCTGTACGCAGAGATTGCCGTCGCGCAGGGACTCGGCCAGGGTCGTGATGCCACTGGCGCTGCGCCGGATCGAGGCCTGCAGGCAGGCAAACAGATAAAGCGCGGCGAGCAGCAACACGCCAAAGCAGATGCCCATCGGGATGAACTGCATGTTGGATTTGTCGTGGTAGTAATCCAGTCGTGCGTCCAGCGACTGCAGGGACTGGATACGCAAACTGGCCAGATCATTGAGCAAACCATCGACACTACGCTCGAACCCCGGCGCGTCGAGTTTGATGGTGGCGCCAAACACACCATCGTCCAGCACCTTCAATTCGGTCTTGAGGCGCTCCAGAGTGGCCGTGTACTTATCGGCCCATGGCGTCATCTCGGCAGGTAACTTGGATTTCAGGAAATCACCGGTCTTGACCAGTTGATCCTGTGCATCAGTAATGCGCCCGCGCAATTCGCGCATCTGCAGACGGCTCTGCAAACTGAATTGCCCGGTGACCACAGAGGTCTGGCCGACGCTGGCCATGCGGCCGACGCGTTCGACCAACTCGGGTACTTGCTGGGTCGAAATCTGCATCAACAGGTAGGTTTCAAGCCACGGATCGAGAATCAGGCCGCTGTCGGTGGCGATCTGCTCGCGCAGGGCCTGAAGGTTGCCCAGGGCGTTGGTGAAGCGATCGTAACCGTCCGGCCACCAGCCCACGGTGCGCAGCGATGCGATGTCCATCCCGGTGACCGAGGCTTTCAAGGTGTCGAAACGCTTGAGGGTATCGGCGCTGGCCTGCTCGCGATTGAGCGTGGCGCCCAGCGAATCAAGCGCCTGTGCGATACGCGGCCCTGCTGCATCCATGGCGCTCATCGCTGCCTTGGCGGCCGGGGTCGGCTCTTTGAGAATGTCGGAGGCTTTCCAGCGGGCAGCGTTGTCACGCTGATGGGAAAGCTCGCCATCGACCTGATCCAGCGCCAGCAACTGACTGACGCCCGACCGCTCACCCGTGATGGTGGCGATCTTGCCACGGTAGTCCTGGCCGATCACCCACAGGCTGGCTACCAGCGGCAGCATGAATAACAGAAACAGCATCTGAAACTTACGCGCAAAGCCAAAACGGCTAAGCATGCGCATACCCGGCGACAAAAGACTGAACATGTCCGACCACTCCCCTGGACATCCTGCGTGGTTGGCAAAAGCCATTGCAGGTGTCTTTCAAATCACTACCGGCAAAATGCCATGTAATTGTTTCAATGGCGATAGCCACTCGAGCATCTTGTTTTTGAATCGGGAAGCAGCGAGTCCCCAATCCTCATACTGCGCGCATGCAAGCAATATTCGGACCGTTCGGAGAAGGCTCTAAATCCGGAGGTAGAAGTCGTAAAGCTGGCACTCTGCCGCTTAGGTGGGGCAAAACCACACAACCCGTCAAAGCGGGTGTAACTGAAAGACAAACTGCCGTCGAACAAGTGCACCTTTTTGGGGCAACCAATACTCCAATCCTAACCGCTTGATCACACGCATAAATTTTTCAGAACAAGGGTTGACACATTTCCGTTATCCGCGAATAATGCGCGCCACTTGGCTACATAGCTCAGTTGGTTAGAGCATAGCATTCATAATGCTGGGGTCCGGGGTTCAAGTCCCTGTGTAGCCACCAAGTACCTGCTTCATGACATCATCGATGTCAGTGAAGCAACAAGAAGCCCGCCTAGTGCGGGCTTTCTTGTTTCTGGCTGTCTCTCCACGTACCCCGCCCTCCGGCGTTTCGTATCTGCGCTACGCCAGTCGCTTCATAGACAGCTCCATTTTTCCCATGAGGTCTCTCTGTTCTTTCAGCGAGAGCACCAGACTGGCGATGGATCTGCTGGTAGACAGTTCGGACAAGGGCATAGCCGTTACATACAGTTCGATATCGCCTGATTTGGGATTGAGGAGTTTCACCGAGAAGCTGTCGTTTGCACCGATAACGCATTCGCACTTCGAAGGCAAAAACGCTGTTTCAAGAATTCTCTGGATATCTGTTTTTGAATACATCGTGCGTCCTCTGCTGGGTCGACGGTTTCATCAAGAGTATGACAATCCCGCGCCGATTTGTTGCCGGTCGTCGTGCGGGCCGGCCAAGCGCCGACTTTCTCGTTTGCCCTTCACGCTTTTTTCACGTCCTGCGCCGTACATTCAAGCTCTATCAGACATTAAGCCCGTTGATCCCCATCGCGGGCTTTTCTTTGCCTGAAATTCGTCGCCCGTCCCTTCAATGCTCCAAAAGCTATGTTCGCGCACAGGCAGTTCTAACCGCCTGAAGCCGTGAGAGACCTATGTGGTGCTTTCGTGCCAACTGCCCGGCCGAGCTTTTCAACCACCGCGCCAACACGACTCTCCCTGGATAAATCCCCCTCCAGCCTGAGCACTTCACACTGGCGTTGCTCAAGCCATTCCCGGTGCCTTCGCAAGCTACGGCCCGGCTCGGTGCCGCTATCGTACTGCGCCGCCCACGCCAGGAACTCGGGCCTGGCGACGCCGAAGCGCTGCTCTTCTCGCCGCTTGAGTCGCGCCAGGCGTATGTCGCTCGGGACGTAGAGGAAAACCACCAGATCGAAAATATCCTCAAGCTCCCTCCCCCAATCCATCACCGATCCGGAAACAACGGCGTCGGGCGCGGCGCGCAAATCGGCCAACATCAGTGCACATCGCGGCTCAGCGGCAACACGCTGTTGATACGGCGGGTCCGTGGGATGCCAGAAATAGTCGTCAGCCTCGATATGTCGGACTGACAACTGTTCGGACAACTCATAACCCAAGGTGGACGTGCCAGAGCCAGCGGCGCCGGTGATCAGGATGTACATGCTTGAACTCGTCAAATGCTGAAATGGCAGGCCTGGATGCTAGTTGATCAGCCTACGGTGATCCAACGAGTAGACAGCCCTGAATAACTCACAACCGCCAGCTTTGTCCCGATCGTCGCCCAAATGGCTGATATGCGGTACGGAAGTCGCATATAAGCACCAGATGCGACACCACAACACCTTGACAACAAACAAGAAATAATTTGTCTCAACTTTTTCAAACCTGATAGCATCCTGCTACCCGTGATGAGCAGACGGCACTCAAGTGTCGCGCCTCAATGCTGTGCTGAATGAGCTGTTGCATCCAGCCGCCCTATGCAAACGAACCACAATTAGAGCAACCCCCGAGGTCTGCCAGCCCTGTTCCTGATTGCGCCCCCGCGCCTGAAACGACTGCGAGTTGTCTGTCGACTGTCAACGTATGCCTTTTACGTAGCCGGTCGCCGGTTGGATGAACCACCAACCATCGCTTTTCGTTGAAACGATCCGGAACCTGAAAACGTCGCCGTGACTGTCCTTCAATCGAGGGCGCATTCGGCTGCGCGCTATTCGCGTTCGCCAAGGGGTTGCACAGCAGGTCGAGGCTTTCGATTTCCGAAAGCACCGCCCGGGTTTCTTGTGAGCATTCAAGGGGCCTTTACATGTTGTTGAACAAACCAACGTCACGAAGGAAGTTTCTGCTTTCTTCTCTGATTGCGTTACCAGCGATAGGCGTGGCGATCAAAGGCCTGAGCGCTGCCGAAGCAGCGGAAATGGTTGCGCCGAAGCTGGAAGAGTATCGCCCGACCTTTTTCAGCGCCGCTGAGTGGGCCTTCATCATGGCCGCCTGCGACCGCATCATTCCAGCCGGGGGCCGTGGCCCTGGGGCGCTGGAAACCAACGTACCGATTTTCGTCGATCAGCAACTGGCCAGCGATCTGGGCAGCGAGATCTATCTGGAAGGTCCTTTCAAACTCGATGCGCCAGCGGAAATGGGCTACCAGATCCCGTATCGCCCGCAAGAGATCTATCAGAAGGGCATCAAGTGCGTTGACGCCTTCTGCCAGGACAAGCACGGCAAGAATTTCGCCGCGCTGGACACTGCCAAAAAAGACGACGTCTTGAAGCAACTGCAAAAAGGCGAAGTGGCCTTCAAGGCCTTTGGCGAAGACGTGCTCAAGTCCAAGCAGTTCTTTGGCGAACTGCTCAACCACACCAAGCAGGGTTATCTCTCCGACCCGATCTATGGCGGCAACAAGGGCATGAAAGCCTGGATCGCCATCGGTTTCCCCGGAGCCCGCGCCAGTTACGTGGAATGGGTGACACAGCACAACGTCAAGTACCCCCTCGGCCCGGTCAGCATCAGCGGCCAGCGCGGTTGATACCCTTCGTCTAGAGAATCTGATTTTTATGGCAAATATTACTAATGACGAAGTCGACGTAGTGGTCGTCGGCCTCGGCTGGGCCGGCTCGTTGATGAGCATTGAACTGGCTCAGGCAGGTTTGAAAGTTCGCGCCCTGGAGCGCGGTGAAGATCGCAATAACACCGACTTCGCCTACCCCAAACCTGCCGATCAATACGCATACGGCATCCGCAACAAGATCATGGCCACCCCGAAAGCGGCCGCCATGACCGTGCGCCACACCGCCAACGACGTCGCGCTGCCGACTCGCAAGTGGGGCGCGTTCGAACCTGGCACTGGCGTCGGCGGCTCGGGCCTGCACTGGACCGGTGTACTGATTCGTCCTACCCCGACCGACATCAAGCTCAAGACCTATGCAGACCAGGCCTACAAGCCGGGCATCCTGCAAGAAGACATGCGCATCGGCGACTACCCGTTCACTTGGGAAGAAATCGAGCCGTTCCTGGACAAGTTCGACAAGATCTGTGGCCTGTCCGGCAACACCGGCAACCTGCGTGGCCAGATCATGGCCGGTGGCGACCCGTTCGAAGGCCCGCGCTCGGAGCCCTTCCCGCTGCCGCCTCTGCAAGACACGCTGAACACCAAGATGTTTGCCGAAGTGGCCACCCGCATGGGCTACCACCCGTTCCCGAACCCGTCGGCGAACGTGTCCCAGGCGTGGACCAACCCTTACGGCAACCAGATTGCGCCGTGCAACTACTGCGGTTATTGCAGCAAGTACCCGTGCCTGAACTACTCCAAGGCTTCGCCGCAAACGGCGGTGCTGGATTCGCTCAAGCGCATGGAAAACTTCTCCTACCGCGTGAACGCCAACGTCTTGAAGGTCGAGCTGCACCCGGACGGCAAAACCGCCAAAGGCGTGACTTACGCCGACGCCGACGGCAACCTGGTTTTCCAGCCTGCTGGCATCGTGATTCTGGCCGGTTTCCAGTTCGTCAACGTGCGCCTGATGCTGCTGTCCGGCATCGGCAAGCCTTACGACCCGATCACCGAAACCGGCACTGTGGGTCGCAACTACGCGTTCCTCAGCAACGGCGGCTCGACGCTGTTCTTCAAGGACAAGGAATTCAACCCGTTCGCCACGGCCGGCGCGACCGGGCAGATGTTCAACGACATCTCGCCAGGCAACTACGATGGCGCGGCGCTGGGTTTCATCGGCGGCGCGAAGATCCACAGCTCGCAGGCCACCGGTGCGCCGATCGGCACCGCGCTGCCAAGCGGGACGCCGGATTGGGGGCAGGGCTGGAAAGAAGGCATGGTCGACTGGTACGGCCACTCCATGAAAGTCAGCATCACCACCAGTTGCCAGTCGTATCGCGGCCACTACGTGGACCTGGACCCGACTTACAAAGATCCATGGGGCCTGCCACTGCTGCGCATCACGTTCGACTGGAAACAGAACGAACTGAAACTGCAGCAACACCTGCGCAAGATCGTGCTGGACATCACCAAGGAACTGGGTCCGGACAGCTTCAGCGAGAGCTTCCTGTCGATGGATTCTCATTGGGACATCACCAAGTACGTGTCCACCCACAACGTGGGCGGCGCGGTGATGGGCGACGATCCGAAGACTACGGCGCTGAACCGCTACCTGCAGAGCTGGGACGTGCACAACGTGTTCGTGCCGGGCGGCAACGCGTTCCCGCAGAACTTCCAGGCCAACCCGACCTCGATGATCGGCGCGCTGACCCTGTTCTCGGCCAAGGCAATCGTTGAGCAGTACATCAAAAACCCTGGCCCGCTGGTGCAGGCATGAGGAGCGCGAACATGACATCGAAATCCCGCTCCCCATTGCTGGTACTGCTGGCGGTCTGCGTTGTGCTGGCACTGCTGGCCTGGCTGGTCAGCGTGTTCCTCAATCGCTCCGGTGATGCCGCTGCAACGATGACTCAGGAGATTACGCCTGAACTCATCAGCAAAGGCGCCTACCTGGCGCGCGCTGGCGATTGCGTGGCGTGCCACACGGCGCACGATGGCGGCAAAACTTTTGCTGGCGGGCTTGGCATCGAGTCGCCCATCGGCACGATCTACGCCACCAACATCACGCCGGACAAAGAAACCGGCATCGGTAACTGGACCTACGGTGACTTCGAGCGTGCTGTACGCCGCGGCGTCAACCACGATGGCAGCGCGCTGTACCCGGCGATGCCGT of the Paucimonas lemoignei genome contains:
- a CDS encoding Protein of uncharacterised function (DUF1652) — protein: MYSKTDIQRILETAFLPSKCECVIGANDSFSVKLLNPKSGDIELYVTAMPLSELSTSRSIASLVLSLKEQRDLMGKMELSMKRLA
- a CDS encoding putative cytidylate kinase — protein: MYILITGAAGSGTSTLGYELSEQLSVRHIEADDYFWHPTDPPYQQRVAAEPRCALMLADLRAAPDAVVSGSVMDWGRELEDIFDLVVFLYVPSDIRLARLKRREEQRFGVARPEFLAWAAQYDSGTEPGRSLRRHREWLEQRQCEVLRLEGDLSRESRVGAVVEKLGRAVGTKAPHRSLTASGG
- the mcp4_8 gene encoding histidine kinase, HAMP region: chemotaxis sensory transducer, giving the protein MFSLLSPGMRMLSRFGFARKFQMLFLLFMLPLVASLWVIGQDYRGKIATITGERSGVSQLLALDQVDGELSHQRDNAARWKASDILKEPTPAAKAAMSAMDAAGPRIAQALDSLGATLNREQASADTLKRFDTLKASVTGMDIASLRTVGWWPDGYDRFTNALGNLQALREQIATDSGLILDPWLETYLLMQISTQQVPELVERVGRMASVGQTSVVTGQFSLQSRLQMRELRGRITDAQDQLVKTGDFLKSKLPAEMTPWADKYTATLERLKTELKVLDDGVFGATIKLDAPGFERSVDGLLNDLASLRIQSLQSLDARLDYYHDKSNMQFIPMGICFGVLLLAALYLFACLQASIRRSASGITTLAESLRDGNLCVQVAVHGRDELAIISAALNAAVVQLRTSLLGVNHETKQLGSAVLTLNTQSSGTLNEVEEQQYQISQIAAAATELAATSQGVARSCEQASDSARQTRKIAEESSRDSERTTTSIQQLNQRLTDTAAALGRVSEQGQQIQSVVDAIRGIAEQTNLLALNAAIEAARAGEQGRGFAVVADEVRSLSQRTQASTAEIAGTVDSLRSTVSQAVGLMETACGQAVNDAQSVTDLGQRLVEIASAVQGVTDTLAQISTAVEEQASTADEVSGNIQQVDQAAGRLLDGARAVNQAADTLSKGSRALSDNTARFQLD
- a CDS encoding Gluconate 2-dehydrogenase acceptor subunit translates to MLLNKPTSRRKFLLSSLIALPAIGVAIKGLSAAEAAEMVAPKLEEYRPTFFSAAEWAFIMAACDRIIPAGGRGPGALETNVPIFVDQQLASDLGSEIYLEGPFKLDAPAEMGYQIPYRPQEIYQKGIKCVDAFCQDKHGKNFAALDTAKKDDVLKQLQKGEVAFKAFGEDVLKSKQFFGELLNHTKQGYLSDPIYGGNKGMKAWIAIGFPGARASYVEWVTQHNVKYPLGPVSISGQRG
- a CDS encoding gluconate 2-dehydrogenase, translated to MANITNDEVDVVVVGLGWAGSLMSIELAQAGLKVRALERGEDRNNTDFAYPKPADQYAYGIRNKIMATPKAAAMTVRHTANDVALPTRKWGAFEPGTGVGGSGLHWTGVLIRPTPTDIKLKTYADQAYKPGILQEDMRIGDYPFTWEEIEPFLDKFDKICGLSGNTGNLRGQIMAGGDPFEGPRSEPFPLPPLQDTLNTKMFAEVATRMGYHPFPNPSANVSQAWTNPYGNQIAPCNYCGYCSKYPCLNYSKASPQTAVLDSLKRMENFSYRVNANVLKVELHPDGKTAKGVTYADADGNLVFQPAGIVILAGFQFVNVRLMLLSGIGKPYDPITETGTVGRNYAFLSNGGSTLFFKDKEFNPFATAGATGQMFNDISPGNYDGAALGFIGGAKIHSSQATGAPIGTALPSGTPDWGQGWKEGMVDWYGHSMKVSITTSCQSYRGHYVDLDPTYKDPWGLPLLRITFDWKQNELKLQQHLRKIVLDITKELGPDSFSESFLSMDSHWDITKYVSTHNVGGAVMGDDPKTTALNRYLQSWDVHNVFVPGGNAFPQNFQANPTSMIGALTLFSAKAIVEQYIKNPGPLVQA